In Mauremys reevesii isolate NIE-2019 linkage group 9, ASM1616193v1, whole genome shotgun sequence, the genomic stretch CAGGGCTGAAGCCGGAAGCCCAACCCCACCACCCCTGGGTAGGTGGGGAACTCGCaccagctgcctgctcctccgGCATTTGTGGCTCCAGCAGAGGGCTGGGCCCAACTCCTgttggcagccccaggggaggagccactgcttccccctcccccccatcactaTCCGAaaggctgtggctgcaagaaaaacCTCTAGGGGCCACATGTGAGAAATACTGGTATAGTCTGACCATTtacacaacacaggccatagaatgccacccagtgattcctgcttCAAGCCTATAATTTATATTAAGCACAAGAAATTAAATAAAGAGGcatccaatctcgatttaaaaacagtgatgtagaatccaccacatcactacataaattgttccaatagttaattacagTCACTGCTGAAAAGATGTACCTACCTTTTGTCTGAgtctgtctagcttcagcttccaaccatggGACCTCGTTATGCCAtgttctgctagattaaaaagaTCTCTAttagaaatctcttccccatgtaggAACTTGTAGACGGCGATCAAGTTACCGCAACCGTctcttagggcttatctacattaCCCCCTGGATCCacaggcagtgatcaatccagcgggggggTCAATTCATCGTGTCTAGTcaagacacgataaattgaccgcCGAGTGCTCTCCTGTTGATTCCgctactccaccagggtgagaggtgcaggcggagtcgacaggggagcgtcAGCCGtcaacttaccacagtgaagacactgcagtaagtagatctaagtacgtcaacttcagctacgttattcacgtagctgaagttgcgtaacttagatcgattcccccccagtgtagactaggccttagataaactaaatagactgagcttcttTACTCTCTCATTATATGGTATGATTTCCAGACCTCAAATtatcttgtagctcttttctgaatcctttccaatttgTTTACATCCTTTTGGAAGCATGGACACCAGTATCCAATAATGGTCTCCCTTATTTAAATTAAAGTCAGAACTTGTGTTGTTTAAACTTTCAGACAATATTTGTGATCGAAGCTCCAATGCTGCAAGGTACTGAAGCATGTGACTTCAACACAGCTACTTCTGTCCGGAAAGCTAGATGTCTTGCTGAATTGGGGTAAGAGTGACTGTTACTTTAAAACTGTGAAACACTTCACTCTAATATATAGGATACACAGTTACTTAAGACAAGCTGTGCTTCAATGGTTTAAGTATTTTATTAAAGAGGAAATACATACACCTGAAATAGGACACTCCTCGGTCACCCAAATTAGAACGTATAACTTTGATATCAGAAAGATATTCTGTAAAAGAAATCTACCTAAATCTGTGCTTgtgcaaaagaaaacaaatcaCATTTATTTAAGAAAGTAGTATTTTTCTGAAGTAGTACACACAGAGCGATCTGTTCAGAGTCTGGTTCAAGAACTGAACATAAATTTGAGAAATGTATTATAGAATTAGTTGTTAAAACATTTGCCAAAATCTTGCCCTTCCCTATCCCCAAGCACTCCACTAAAATCCATGGGGTTCTATAGGGTGTAATACAAGTTAGGATTTAGCCCATTGTGCTTAAGACTTTTAAACAGATCATGGTAAAGAGACTGACACAGTAGTTACTAACAGTTTGGAAAGAGATGTATCCTGGCACAACGATGATATGGAATCTGTGTCACCAGTTAATCTTAGTCATGACTACCTGACTAATTTTCACTAGACACTATTACAGCTCTGCTGACAGCAGGCGTGTTTACGTAAGTTCAAAGGAAGAAGGGAGGTCTCCCCCTTCAGACGACTGAGGTCTCAGGTTGCCCTTTTCAATATTCTGTTCCTACCCCAAAATATAATTTGTAATGATTTCCACTGTTCTCTCCAGCAGGGCCCCTCTGACAATGTTAGATCCCTGAAAATACACTTAGTCATCAACAGGAAGAACCCCTCCAGGGGGCTAAATCAGCCAGGCAGGCCACAAGATGACAGATTTTCAGATTCTTCAGAGTCTCAAATTACATTTGAAGGATTATACTACAAATTCAATAGCATTAATTGAGTTCCATAGGTAGAAGAAAACTAATTTATGAGAATGCTTAAGACAGAACAACACCAAAGTAAAAACCCTGGTTACCCAAGAAAGATAaatcccatattaaaaaaaaaattaaaaaaaaatcccatttaaatAGCTTTTTCTACAATCTTCTTTAAATGTCAACCAAACAGCATGTTTCTTGAAGTGCCTGGTAAGACTATATCTGCTCATGCACATGGGCCGAATTCCTCATCTGGTTAACAAACATTGCACTGTTTATATACTTCATCAAAACTATAAAACCTATTATTTCTCCTCTCAAAGTGTTATTTTAGTCAAAAAGTACATTACTTTATATAACAATTCATGTTAAATTCCTACCACACACACTGTAGTCTAAATATTTTCTAAAGGTGTCGATTACAAAGTGTATAAAAATTAGCAATAAGTCAGGATACAGTGGTAAAGATTTTTCCATTCTACAACATAGAGTAAGAGATTCTAGTATTGATAACTAAAACTGTACGTTTATATATCCTTATTCTCTCCAATAATTTTGAAAGGTAAATAGCAAACAAAAGAATTACAACAAGGCTATGTTTACAGTCAGAAGCAGAACTGTTATTACAACTGTACCTAACTGGTTCAGTCATACAGAACTTTTCAAAGAAGAACAATACATTTAGAGGTTGTCAAGGGACTGAAGCATGtcagaaaaatgtttattttaccATCTTGCTTAAGTGTGATTTAGAATCCATCAGTGTCTAACCGTTGAACTGATTAGAGAGTACCTCTTTATCATTCTCCAGCTAAAATACACACAGAAAACTAAGGTGTCACAGACGTGTATTTCTTAATAGCACGACTATTGGTAACTGTAACCCAGTATTGTTTAACAACTCTACAACAAATACATGTACATTGGGACTTTAAAGTCTTAGTTAAGGTAGATAATCCTTGTTTATCAAGATTTTCATCTAATCAGTGCCAATAAATTTAAATTTGGAGGAAATAGCATAAAAACACTTGAGATCAAATTAGGAAGAAGGGCTTGAGGAAAAGTGTTAGACCAATTAATCATTTTCTGTCCTGCAACTCTTCACCCCAATCTGTTGTCTTTAGCGTTTACCTTAAAGTCAGACAGATTCAGACTTGGTCTTAGCAATGGCAACAGTTTGGACCAATTCAACTAAATCCTAATCACACCAAAGAGGATGCAAATATTCAGACAAAGGACAGAACTGAACTATTCGTTCATCTATCCCACCCCCTTTCAATGCAGGATGGTTCTTCACAGAACATTCGTGTTATTTTGGAACCATTTCTGATTGAGCTCTCTCTCCTTTAGCTGTCACTTCACAGCTAAATCTGGAGTGGCTTTTTTTTTACAACCGAAATCTCCacctaaaataaaaacaaacaaaaactagtGCCGTTCTTTTTTGTTTACGTCAGAAGAAAGAATGGCTGGCTCTGACTAAATGATAGATTGGCAGCAAAACAATTCACTCATCAGTGGAGTTTAGCTCAGTCCCTGGCTTTTACGTTAGCAGGAGCTTAGCTATTGTGGATGCATTATGCATAGCCTGGAAGAGGGTAGGAGGCACTTTGCACTGCTCTCTTATCAGCTGGAAGAGGGGGAACTGATAGGGTTTGAAAGGAATCACAGAACACTCCTTTCTCCAGTGCAGATATCCGGGGAGCCTTTGGCAGGAGAACAGAGGAAGTACCTCGGATCTCCAAACTGGGCACAGATGTATGCGTTTGTGTGACAGAAGGAGAGAATAAAGACTTCTCGGCCATCAGGCCAACTGCATAACCTTCCCCATGCTGCTCTGTAATGCCCCCTGTGCTGTGAAAGTACATCATAAATGTCCCAACAGAAGAAAACAGCAGGAGGGTGCAATTCTTGTTACAATTAACTGCAAAGGAAGTGACCCAGACTAAGATAAGGCCCACTTTGTCATAAAAGCCATATAATTTTTTTATCATCACTTAAATGTAGAAGTGGGAGATCCGATTAGTGAGGGAGTGCATTAAAATTAATTGGTAGAATTAGTTATTCAAATAACTAACTCACTGATGTGCAAGTCTTGTTACTGCTCTTCTGTGAGGAGGCTGAAAAGTCTCAAGTGCACTGGAAAAAAGGACTTGTCAGAAAGAAAGCAAATATAAATGCTATAAAAGCAATATTGGTTAGTGTATGTGGGACTGATTCTAACACGGCGTGTCACACGGTGGTTTCTATAGTCTCGATCACTTCCAGTTCACACTGTGAGGGTGACAGAAGGGGGCATTCATCTGGCTCCCAACTGCTGTCTGGATTATAATCTTCTTCAGAACttagctctgccccctcctcagTGTCCTCATCACACGACTCCATAAAGGGAACCCCAACAGCATTGATCCCAGAGTCCTCGGAGCTGGAAGGGGAAGAGCAGTGATCTATTTTTGGTTTATTGCTCTCTTTTGAAATTAAGGCATTGCGAACAGCAAGCTCCTCAGGCTTCATTTTATGGGGCGCAGCAGGAGGCTGCCGCTGGACATAGCACATCTTCCCATTGATGCATTTCACACGGTAATTGTCGATAAAGAGGTCGGAAATTGTGCAGTATCGTGGGGAGTCAGGGGGTAACGGCAGCTGGAAGACAGGTGCAAACTTCAAGAAGTGTTCAGTGAGTGAGACCGAGATCTGAATCGTGTTTGTGGATTCCCTAGGTTGGATAGGTATTTCAGTgcttggaagctgttccacaggAGTCATTGGCTGATAGACATATTTACCTGTAGGGAATATAAAAATAACAGTTAAAAACCATAATTGCTACAAACAGATTATATCATCCTATTATTACTAGTTCATcaataaagaagaaaaatacaTGGTGTTTCACCaaactggtttaaaaaacaaaagaaagcagTCAGAAAACTCCTGTGAAGAATATTTCACATTAATCTTGTCCTTTAATaaacagggatcagttctgacagatatTTCCTTTGATGACCTGAATTATTTTAACATTAATTAGTCTATTCTTTGTCAAAATGAGTTCATTTTGTTAGTATATTTGCATTTCCCTTTCTCTAGTCTCAAAACGGCCTCTGTGTAGTTAGTAGATGGAATTTTAAGGCAGAAAACAAGGGAACTCCAAAGCTCTGGGAATGCCTATGGCATTTTGATTATCTGGCTATGTAATAAGAAAATAGGATTATGTTGgttgtatagagcaggggtccccaacaacCGGGCCGTGAACCGAGCGCACACGGAGctcctgcgggcagcccagagccctttgaatcccggccgcagcCACGaagcaaagagctctgggctgcccgcagccgcggggagccctttgaatctcagccgcggccgggattcaatgggctctgggctgcccgcagcggaggggagcccagagccctttaaatcccagccgcggccgggaatcaaaaggttctgcgctgcccgcagcggaggggagcccagagccctttaaatcccagccgcggccgggaatcaaaaggctctgggctgcctgcagccgcagggagcccagagctctttaatcCCAGCCGCTGCCGGGAATCAAatggctctgggttgcccgcagagattcccagccgcggctgggatttaaagggctcagagctccccagggctgcgggtagcccagagccctctgattcccggcccacagccgctgtttgccccctccccagacctctgccccaactgccccccaggacccccaccccctatctaacaccgctggtccttgtcccctgatacccctctcctgggactcctgcccctaattgccccccaggatcccacccccatctaaatgccgctgctccttgtcccccaattGCTCcgtcccaagacccctgctccaactgccccttgggaccccagcccctatctaagcctcccttctccttgttctCAActgccctcctgagacccccagctttcccccaggaccccaccccctacctgtcccctgataaacatTTTCAACATCCTATCTTTGTGAAGCAGGGTTTTCTGCAGTGACAGCAACCAAAACGAGATTACGGAGTAGactggacataagcaacacacttCGGGTGTCACTGTCTCCTATCACCCCCAGATGGGACCGTCTAGTtgcaggaaaacaagctcagggctcccactaattctgcattatggtcagttgtataattatttcattatatattacaataataatagaaataaaagtacaaaaataaatgtaatgcgcttgaatcgtcccaaaaccatcccacaggtccgcggaaatttttttttctacaaaaccggtccctggtgccaaaaaggttggggaccgttGGTATAGAGGACTCCAATGCTGAATTGATCAGGCAGTCTGTAAAGCTATGCTAAAGAAAGAAATAAGGAGAAAGAACTGAAAACCAGTACTTTGTTATGAAAGACAGAAATCTGAGACTACTTCAAAGGACCATAAAATGCAGCATTTAGTTTACATAATTACCTTCTAAAAGGGTTAAGTCTTACTATGACTTTCACAAACTATaaagctcaattacagaacagTTACAAGCACAAGGGTTAcctaagaagaaaaaaataagctgtaaattatttaaatttctAATGCCAGAGCTGTAAGTAGGTAAGAACAAAACCCCCTTTTTGTACACATCTAATAGAATCCTTTGGGTATCCCAAGTGCTTTAGAACCTAGCAGAGCTACGTAAGCAGGAGTGAAGCAAAGTAGTCATTATGTGCTTAAGAGCAGCTCAGACTGCGACATCCACCATAGGTGGAGAAGGAGCACTGTTTATCCTACATCTTTTTTTCCCTAAAAGTACCCTGGACTCTAAGCTACCACAGCTGAGCTGTACGGACATCCGCATAACTTTTGTTCTGAAGGGGTGCACTCCCTACCATGAGCAATGGACTGTGTGCGCTCAGCCAAGCCTTGGTGTGCACTAAATTACAATCTTTTGATCCAGAGGCAAAGTACCATAGGTGGTCAGATACCAGAGCGAATGTTTAAGTGTGTAAGCAAGAAATTTAATATCAAAGCCATGGATTTTTGTTGCAGTTCCCCTCATTAGCATCTTGCTCTTTTTGACTGTCTAGAAGTCTCCCAGTCCTGTGGCTTAACCATCCATACCACTTTCTGTAGCGTCTCTCAAAATTATGATGAGCTCAGTATACAATGGAGCAGGGCTCCCCGCAAAGCAGGCCTTTGATGTTTTCACTGTTTGTCCCAGATATTCCCTCCCCTGACTTTTAACTCACACTAGTCAAAACTAGAACCAAAACACACATTTCGCAATGTATTTCATTTGAATCTCAAAAAAATCTCCCACTTACAGGACACTGGAGCCTCTCTAGCTGGATTGTTTCTAGCTCTATTtagtttgatttctatatttgctttgggaatttttttaaacaggggCCTACCATAAGCCATTTGTTAGCAGATTACGGGTGGTTGCCTTTTTGAGGCTGCTAACCAGGAGGGGCTTTTGAGCAAGGGGACTGTTTCAAAGTGAATGGAAGGCATTTCCTCTTATTCTTACTGTGAAGATGTAGCTTAAGAGGAAATACAGTTATTGGACGACTTTCTGATGACGAGGTGCAGCACTGCCTAACATGGTTCAAAATGCAGATTTTGTCCTTTGAAAGCACAGGATTCTTTATTATTTCAGTCAGTGCAAACATACAGTGCACATGTTGCGCAGAGCAGAGACTTAGGACTCTGTGTGAGAACAGTGTCAGACCACAGCAACCCAACCGGCCAGGGCAGGGAGTGCCTAATATTGCCACCTCTAGCAGACACAGAGCTGGATCTAGTGACACATccaagcttatgctccaatacatctgttagtctataaggtgccacaggactctttgttgcttcatCCATGGTTTAGTAGGTCTTGCAAACAGTCTCCTACCTCTGTACAAGCTGGGCGTCATGGAGatttatgtatatttttaaactCTCAACTTGGCCTACATCCTGATCATCCTTTTCAAAAGCCCTAATGCATTACAAGGGTGTGAATTATCACTAGGAACAGTGTCACACCAAACTCTCCTCACTTCAACCCTGTCGTGGTACAGGGCTAGGCCTGGTACCAGCAGTGGAATTCATGACTGGATCGTTTGTAGCCATCCCAGCACTGAGTGTTGTGGAGTGTAACATCAGATACCAAGCCCAGAAGgaaccagtgtgatcatctagtctgacctgtgtaacacaggccagagaacttccccagaatcattcctagagcagatcctttagaaaaacagccaaacttgattttaaaatagtcagtgacggagaatccaccaaaacccttggtaaattgttccaatgttaATTACTCACTGTGAAAAATTTAAtgttttatttccagtctgaatttgtctagcttcaacttccagccatgggattgtgttagatctttctctgctagattgaagagcccattattaaatatttgtccccCATGTAGATCaaatcactccttaaccttctcttaatTATGCTAAGATTCAAAGAGCTCGATCTATTATcattataaggcatattttctaatcttttagtcattctcatggctcttctttgaaccctctccaatttatcaacattcttcttgaattctgggcaccagaactggcacAGGATTCCAGAAGCAGTCAAACCAGTGAACTAACAGACATTGGACATGGGCATAGAGACAGGAAAGAGACTCAGACAGCTGCCTCCAGCATCCCACATTTGCTTCTCTTTGATCCTTCTCACAGGAAGGCTATGTCCCACTCATAGATTTCACATACTTGTGTTGAGAGTTATACCCCCCAACGGAAATCCTCACATATGATCAGATATATGAGGCCCCCAGGCAGTGGGATGAGATAACCTTGTTTCATCCAGGGTTTCCTGCTCACTGATTCTAGGGGCTTGTGGGCATTCCAGTGCAGCTATCCATTGCTCTcttgctgctccctgctgcttttttttggAGCGGGGAAGAGGGGgacttccctctctctctgctctcaagAAAGATGGTTTCTTCCCACCACCCAAACCCTGAGTCCAGTGCATTCAGCATTCCTGCCAGCAGTTTAGCATCAGCCAGACAGAAATTATGGCAAAACAAGCACTTCTGCAACTGCCCCCGAGTCCACTGCCATGGGCTATCAGTGAAAACACAATGGGCTTTTCAGAAGCGATCACACGAGCCAGCCAGAAAGTGAAAAActagttttgcaaaaaaaaaaaaaaaattctacatgtTTTCATTTAGAAGAGATCTTAACAGACCCAACGGGGGTTTCAAAAGTGTTTACACAATTCTGGCCCTGATATTTGTCATTCAAAATGACCATCACACTTTTAGTTTACCTAAAACCAGATTTTGGTGAACAAACATTTTCAATTGTGTGtttaataggtttttttttttaattgtgaaaggcacaaaaattttcaaaaacattgattttttggtgaaaagtttcattttcaaaaaaggactttttaaaaaaaaagaaacttttaatttgaaaaatattggCTGGCTCCAGTTTACACACagtaggtttttgtttgttttctaaaacTAACCACACTAGAAAATCAGGAACAAAGGACACAGTTTAAGGTTATTATACCAAAGAAaatccagattaaaaaaaacaacacacacttCTACCCAATAGTCTACCACCACTCACTGCAGTGTGTGTAATTCTGACAGACAACTCCATTGTGCCATCAATGTCTGCCCAAATAAAAACTGAGTGATGAAATTTCCTAATGCACATACAAGCAAAATTGAACTGCTTTGTCTTGGTTATTTTTAGTTTTTTTCCCTCACAGAACAAGGATAGTGACTGCCCTTCACTGAGTTTTCACTGCACACCTGGCTGGGCATTTTACCATTCAGCAGGTTGAACTGATGGGAATACTGACTTAGCGTGAAGACCCCTGGAGAATTCAGAGTAGGATCTCCCTAAGCTCTAACCCTTCTGGCCACTGACCCTGAATCCCTGGCTCAGCCACGGCTGTTAGATTATCTTTCTGCTAGTCTCTGAGCCCAACATTTCAAGTGTATTATGTCCCACATTTCCCTACTCCTACCATACCAAGGTCCCTGGACTTTGGTGCCTTCAGAAAGAGTACCAACACATTCATTGTTTTCTGCTGAACATGGGGAAGAGCTGCTGGCAAATGACCATGGTGGGTTGGCCATTCCTGACAATGCTGTTTAACAACCTGATCAATGACACTGTACACAACAGGAATCTCCATCTCCTGAGCCGTGAGCAGTATGGGGTCTGCTACTGAAAATGTGTTTCAACCCACCTGTCATAGGCAATGGGGGTGCCAGTAGCAGCTGCGAGGCTCAGGCTTTGATCTCTCTCAAGCAACCCCAGGAGCTCCCTTACTGGTACATTAGGAAGGGTCTCCTTCACCCATGTGCATGGCACTATGCACACCTGTGCACCAGTGTCCCACAGTGCCGCTGCTTTAACCCCATTCAAAAGGCATCAaagagggttgccaactttctactcaaacaaaactgaacacccttgccctgcccctgcccccatccctcctctgaggccctgcccccccactcactccatcccccctttcttctgtcgctcgctctccccaccctcactcactcgctcattttcactgggctggctcggggagttggggtgcaggagggggtgagggctctgggatgggagcaGAAAttaggggtttagggtgcaggagcgggatctgggctgggatagggggttgggatgcagggagTTGAGGGCTGCagcttggggtgcgggctctggtgtggagctggggatgagggatttggggtacgggagggggttctgggctagggctgaggggttcagagtgtgggaggggtctctgggatggggaagagggttgaggtgtggggggaTGTGAGGGCTCCGCCTGGGGATgaagactctggggtgggggtggggatgaggggtttgggttgtAGTAGTGTGCTCTGGGTTGGGACCAAGGATTttggagggagatcagggctggggcagggaattggggtgcagggggggagggtgaaggctctggctggggggtgcagactctgggatggggctgggaatgagggatttggggtgatcttgacaaactggagaaaaagagtcaaataaataggatgaaatacAGAAACAATcaactgcacaaatacaaaatgggaaatgatggcTAGGAAGGAGTAGTGAAGAAAAGGATCTGGCAGTCATAGTGGATCGCAATCTAATTATGAGTCAAAATGTAAAATGgttgcagaaaaagaaaaaaaaaggcaaacatcattTGGGGATATATTAAACAAGAGTGTTGTAagtgtaattcttccactctactcagcaccaATAAGAcctcagttctgggcaccacacttcatgAAAGATgtgaaaattggagaaagttcagcggacagcaacaacaacaacaacaaaaaaagattacAAGGTCTAGAAaaaaacagaggtgaaagtaagccagtacgggcCGGTACAGCATACCAGTAAGAAAGTGGCTGAAGCATTCAGTACAAATGGGTAAAATAGGCTAGGTTTAACTGTAGTAATCACAGCCGACAGCGCTTTAACTTGGCTGTGTAGTTGTGGCTCCAGTTCTCCCAGCTCTGTAATAAAACAATCTCCGCAAGGGGAATAGTTCCCAGCGCTGTAGCACTggctacactgccactttacagcactgaaacttgcatcgcTCTGGGGGGTCAAGAAGCAAtggggacaagaagcaatgggtttaaattgcaccaagggaggtttagggaaatcttcttaactgtcagggtagttaaggacTAGAACaatttgcctagggaggttgtggaatctccgtcactggagatttttaagaacaggatagaaaaccgcctgtcagggatggtctagataatacttaatcctgcctcagtgcaagggactgaactagatgatctatagaggccccttccagtctgacatttctatgattctatgtctagTTCTAATAGTCCCATGGGTTTCTCAATTTCTTATTTATGGCAACTGTCTCTCGGTGGGATCTTTGGGCTTGGTTGGTCCCTTGAGGTCCCTTTGGAGCAACTGGGTGTAGTTTCCCTTCCAGTCCATTCCATGAGGTATCATTATGATATCCAGATTAGTAGCGCTCTTCATTCCCACACCGCAAACAGTGGTTGCATGTATCACCTTTGCCCCCCATCTAGCAGTTGGGATGGCCTCACCTCTGAAGAGCTTTCTGTGGGATGGATTGGAGTGGTCTCCTGTCATGATGGGGTACCTTCAGAACCAGCTTGATAACAGCCATCTCCATTTGTAGCTCTTACCTCTGCTAGGCTGCTCTTCAATTCTCCAATCTCATCCATTAAGTTGCTGacacaagggttttttttgtttgtttttaaattggtgCTGCGATCTCGTCAGTGTCTGGCTCACCAACAACAAAGACCTGTTGTAGTACATTGGGTCTTCAGCTCTTCCTCGTGCCTCTCTTGCTACTTTGTGTTTTTCCTCTTTTCCTGCCAGTTACAGAATTTAGTTTCTCCAAAAGAGCTTTACCTGTGACTGAGCTATCTTGGAAATAGTTCAGTCACAGATTAAGAGATTGTAAAGTCTGAATGTTGTTATTCTGCAGCCCACTGGAGACTGAAAGAAGGAACATATTTTGCACGAGGAGTGGATCATATATCAGAGTGGAATCGGCTTCCTGTGACGCAAGCAGTACTTTCTGTCACAAATCCAAAGCAAGTACCAGGAAATCCTGAGGTGTATCTTTAGGACCCTGGGCAGCACTGGAAAAATTACAATACAGTTCAGTTGCATCCATCACTTCACAGTAGGATCTTAAAATTCTCAGCTTTGGTAATGTCATGGTACTATTTCCTTCCATCTAACTCCAAGGGCTTGTTCCAGGGGTAATTGCTTTAACCACTGCTTCCATTACATCAAGGTTCTGCATAGCCACTTCATGGTCTTGTTCCTATCTGCACTAGAAAAACTTCATCCAACCTTCTGATTCAAACAGACAATCTGTCCTGTCACTTTGAACTCCATTTGCAGCAGGGCTGCACACTGCAGAGCTCGTACTGCTGTTTCTCTCTTGCTGGGATTGCATTCTCTCCGGTTTTCTTCCTTAGTGGCCGACTGGTTAGGTCCAGTGACAGAGACTTGATTAATATATCTAATTAG encodes the following:
- the C9H3orf70 gene encoding UPF0524 protein C3orf70 homolog; translation: MSGAAAGKSEKRDEAQALARSCAGRPDFQPCAGRSLCATHSHGRCFRLHWCCHLGWCHCKYVYQPMTPVEQLPSTEIPIQPRESTNTIQISVSLTEHFLKFAPVFQLPLPPDSPRYCTISDLFIDNYRVKCINGKMCYVQRQPPAAPHKMKPEELAVRNALISKESNKPKIDHCSSPSSSEDSGINAVGVPFMESCDEDTEEGAELSSEEDYNPDSSWEPDECPLLSPSQCELEVIETIETTV